In Methanobacterium sp., a genomic segment contains:
- a CDS encoding ATP-grasp domain-containing protein, whose protein sequence is MNLLIFEYTSAMGIKDPALTAEGKAMLRGLTCDLERLPASYLISKNIDVIEGSRCKPIVTEGAIDEWISNNISQFDFCLPIAPEEDFILCGLTRLIEKNGVRVVGSDSDAVRICSDKYLTYNILEDVVPVIPTHRVAWEDIGLYGQGISGTKKVVKPADGVSCSAVQIVDSEDSFKNATRKVREVSSLPYFLVQDYIEGASASVSLLSNGKKAIPISLNQQNISTENGVIQYNGGKVPMTHPLEDEAKKIAKKAVESIRGLKGYVGVDMILGDDKVHLVEINSRITTPYVALRNMLSFNLGEAIVQTVQGQLPREFSLEREIEIQKTGNRLHLKVIN, encoded by the coding sequence TTGAACCTTCTAATTTTTGAATACACCAGTGCAATGGGGATCAAAGACCCTGCCTTAACTGCGGAGGGCAAGGCCATGCTCCGTGGTCTTACCTGCGACCTGGAACGTTTACCAGCCAGCTACCTTATCTCCAAAAATATTGATGTAATTGAAGGAAGCAGATGCAAACCAATAGTTACAGAAGGAGCTATTGATGAATGGATCTCTAATAATATCTCTCAGTTTGACTTTTGTTTACCCATAGCTCCTGAAGAAGATTTTATACTATGTGGATTAACACGACTCATTGAGAAAAATGGTGTTCGGGTGGTGGGATCAGATTCAGATGCAGTACGCATTTGTTCTGATAAATACCTCACCTACAATATTCTGGAAGATGTGGTTCCAGTCATCCCCACCCACAGGGTTGCATGGGAAGATATTGGACTGTATGGGCAGGGGATTTCAGGCACTAAAAAAGTGGTTAAACCTGCAGATGGGGTGTCCTGTTCCGCAGTACAGATCGTGGATTCTGAAGACTCTTTTAAAAATGCTACCCGGAAAGTGAGAGAGGTAAGTAGCCTTCCTTACTTCCTGGTGCAGGATTACATTGAAGGGGCGAGTGCCAGTGTAAGTTTGCTCAGTAACGGTAAAAAAGCCATTCCAATTAGTTTAAATCAACAGAATATCAGTACCGAGAATGGTGTGATACAATATAATGGTGGAAAAGTTCCCATGACCCATCCATTGGAGGATGAGGCTAAAAAAATAGCTAAAAAGGCTGTTGAATCCATTAGGGGATTGAAAGGTTATGTTGGTGTGGACATGATCCTGGGTGATGATAAGGTGCATCTGGTTGAGATTAACTCCCGGATAACCACACCCTACGTGGCTCTTAGAAACATGCTCAGCTTTAATTTAGGGGAAGCTATAGTTCAGACTGTACAGGGTCAACTTCCCAGGGAATTCAGCCTGGAAAGAGAGATAGAAATCCAGAAAACTGGAAATCGCCTCCATTTAAAGGTGATTAATTGA